One window of Mucilaginibacter inviolabilis genomic DNA carries:
- a CDS encoding oleate hydratase, producing MKNTNDIGKHPHVYLVGGGIASLAAAAYFIRDGEIPADQITIFEEMNIAGGSLDGGGTAENGYVLRGGRMLNFSYHCTYDLFSFIPSLTDPDVTVLEEIKAFNKKIKTHAGARVVEGGSIIDVSSMGFSNKDRLDLMEMMAVTESYLETRRIDEWFEPAFFKTNFWFMWDTMFAFQPWHSAVEFKRYLHRFLHEFSRINTLAGVDRTPYNQFDSMAKPLIRWLKKRGVRFEMGVQVTGLDFCEEAGKKVVERIHYVQNQQELEISIISRDLVLVTIGSMTADSSLGTMESPPELITGKKDGSWRLWEQIAQHSSEFGRPFVFDNRVEESKWESFTVTCQGTQFFDLMEEFSGNPAGTGALVTFKDSNWLMSIVLAYQPHFIGQPEGVTVFWGYGLFPDRVGNFIPKKMADCSGAEIMSELLSHLRFDQAREQIINSCNCIPCMLPYITSEFLTRAAGDRPEVVPADSVNLAFIGQFAEMPDDTVFTVEYSVRTAQTAVYQLLKLDKEPAPMYHGARHPEVLFDAMKTMLI from the coding sequence ATGAAAAATACAAATGATATCGGAAAACATCCTCATGTTTATCTGGTAGGTGGTGGTATAGCCTCGCTGGCCGCCGCGGCATATTTTATCCGTGACGGTGAAATTCCCGCGGATCAGATCACGATATTCGAAGAGATGAACATTGCGGGAGGGAGCCTGGACGGTGGCGGAACAGCTGAAAACGGATATGTCCTGCGTGGCGGTAGGATGCTTAACTTCAGTTACCACTGCACTTACGACCTGTTCTCCTTTATTCCTTCCCTGACAGATCCGGATGTGACCGTTCTGGAAGAAATTAAAGCGTTTAATAAAAAAATAAAAACACATGCCGGTGCCCGTGTAGTTGAGGGCGGCAGCATTATCGATGTGTCTTCCATGGGGTTCAGTAATAAAGACCGCCTGGACCTGATGGAGATGATGGCTGTAACCGAAAGTTACCTGGAGACCCGGCGTATTGACGAATGGTTCGAGCCCGCTTTTTTTAAAACCAACTTCTGGTTCATGTGGGATACCATGTTCGCATTTCAGCCCTGGCATAGCGCAGTGGAATTTAAACGATATCTTCATCGGTTCCTGCATGAATTCAGCCGCATCAATACGCTTGCGGGAGTGGATCGTACGCCCTATAACCAGTTTGACTCCATGGCTAAACCATTGATCCGCTGGTTGAAAAAACGGGGTGTCAGGTTTGAAATGGGCGTTCAGGTAACCGGTCTTGATTTCTGTGAAGAGGCTGGAAAAAAAGTCGTTGAACGCATACATTATGTCCAAAATCAACAGGAACTGGAAATCAGTATAATATCGCGGGATCTCGTGCTGGTGACCATAGGCTCGATGACGGCAGATTCCAGCCTGGGTACTATGGAGTCACCTCCGGAATTGATCACCGGTAAAAAAGATGGCAGCTGGAGGTTGTGGGAACAAATTGCCCAGCATAGCTCAGAATTCGGTCGCCCCTTTGTATTTGACAACCGGGTGGAAGAATCCAAATGGGAGTCTTTCACCGTGACCTGTCAGGGTACGCAGTTCTTTGACCTGATGGAAGAATTTTCGGGCAATCCCGCGGGTACCGGCGCACTGGTCACTTTTAAGGATTCCAATTGGCTGATGTCTATTGTATTGGCTTATCAGCCGCATTTTATTGGTCAGCCTGAGGGGGTGACCGTGTTTTGGGGGTACGGCCTGTTTCCGGACAGGGTCGGCAACTTTATTCCGAAGAAAATGGCAGATTGCAGTGGGGCGGAGATCATGAGCGAATTGCTTTCACATTTACGGTTTGATCAAGCCAGGGAGCAGATTATCAATAGCTGTAATTGCATTCCCTGTATGCTGCCTTATATTACCAGCGAATTCCTGACGCGGGCTGCAGGCGACCGCCCGGAAGTGGTTCCTGCTGATTCCGTAAACCTGGCTTTTATCGGGCAATTTGCCGAAATGCCGGATGATACTGTATTTACTGTCGAGTACTCGGTAAGAACAGCGCAGACGGCAGTATATCAGCTGCTGAAGCTTGATAAAGAACCTGCGCCCATGTACCATGGGGCGCGGCATCCGGAGGTGTTGTTTGACGCTATGAAAACCATGCTTATCTGA
- a CDS encoding MlaD family protein — MTNQGENNTKLGVFTLAGLLVLIFSFYMIGKNHNLFGGDFEVKVRFSNLNGLIAGNNVLYSGIQAGTVKNIELLNDTAIEVILSIDPKVSAFIHQDAIATIGTEGLMGNKIINIQPGMGKGQVIHKGDYLQTRKAVNTDAMLQTLDKTNNNMALISEELKNTVTRINQSKIFEVLNDQELGSGLRSSLGNIHQATADARDMAMNLDMIVKGIREGKGAAGLLLTDTVFSGNLNNAMRNVRLVSDNANQATIQLNTLINSVNQDLSSKNGSMYVLLKDSVVAGQLRSTMRNIQDGTAGFNQNMEALKHNFLLRGYFKNLEKQKNKKQ; from the coding sequence ATGACAAACCAGGGAGAAAATAATACAAAATTGGGCGTATTTACGCTGGCAGGACTGCTGGTGCTCATCTTTTCCTTTTATATGATCGGGAAGAATCACAACCTGTTTGGAGGAGATTTTGAAGTGAAAGTGCGCTTTTCTAATCTGAACGGGTTAATAGCCGGGAATAATGTGCTGTATTCCGGGATTCAGGCCGGAACGGTAAAAAATATCGAGTTGCTTAATGACACTGCAATCGAGGTGATATTATCGATCGATCCTAAAGTCAGTGCATTTATACATCAGGATGCCATTGCAACTATTGGTACCGAAGGCCTGATGGGTAATAAGATCATCAATATTCAACCTGGGATGGGTAAGGGGCAGGTCATCCATAAGGGCGATTATCTGCAAACCCGGAAAGCGGTGAATACGGATGCCATGCTGCAGACGCTCGATAAGACTAACAATAATATGGCATTGATCTCAGAAGAATTAAAAAATACAGTGACCCGCATTAACCAGAGCAAAATATTCGAGGTGCTGAATGATCAGGAGCTTGGCTCTGGTCTCCGGTCTTCTTTGGGAAACATTCATCAGGCAACAGCTGACGCGAGGGATATGGCCATGAACCTGGACATGATCGTGAAAGGGATCAGAGAAGGAAAAGGTGCGGCTGGACTTTTATTGACCGATACGGTCTTCTCCGGAAATTTGAATAACGCGATGCGAAACGTCCGGTTGGTTAGTGATAATGCCAACCAGGCGACCATTCAGTTGAATACGCTGATCAATAGTGTTAATCAGGACCTGTCTTCAAAAAACGGCTCCATGTATGTATTGCTCAAAGACTCGGTGGTGGCCGGGCAACTGAGATCAACCATGAGAAATATACAGGACGGAACTGCCGGGTTCAATCAGAATATGGAAGCCTTAAAACATAATTTCCTGTTGCGGGGCTACTTTAAAAATCTTGAAAAGCAGAAAAATAAGAAACAATAA
- a CDS encoding ABC transporter ATP-binding protein: METLTGSSMPEKKIPGDGEAVIEIEHLCKRFGENVVLNDFNLKVYPNENVVVLGKSGAGKSVLIKCVIGLLKPDSGTIRVLGKNVPELDHEDLDKIRTKIGFLFQGNALYDSMTVRENLEFSLRRQWIKLPQTEVDALVKEALGNVGLPHTADMMPAELSGGMLKRIALARTLILKPEIILYDEPTTGLDPVTAREIDNLIIALQKKYHTASIIISHDMNCVKNTADRVVLLLDGKCYAEGSYQELEEAADENIKQFFE; encoded by the coding sequence ATGGAAACTTTAACCGGATCATCAATGCCAGAAAAAAAGATACCAGGAGATGGGGAAGCGGTCATTGAGATTGAGCATCTCTGTAAAAGATTTGGGGAAAATGTCGTGCTGAATGATTTTAACCTCAAAGTGTACCCGAATGAAAACGTAGTGGTGCTCGGTAAATCAGGAGCAGGAAAATCTGTCCTGATTAAATGCGTCATTGGGCTTTTAAAACCAGATAGCGGAACGATTAGGGTGCTGGGTAAAAATGTACCTGAATTAGACCATGAAGACCTGGACAAGATCAGGACAAAAATTGGTTTTCTTTTCCAGGGAAACGCGCTGTATGATTCGATGACAGTCAGGGAAAATCTGGAGTTCTCTCTCCGGAGACAGTGGATCAAGCTGCCGCAGACAGAAGTAGATGCCTTAGTGAAAGAAGCCCTGGGAAACGTAGGCCTGCCCCATACGGCAGATATGATGCCTGCGGAACTTTCCGGTGGTATGCTGAAAAGGATCGCGTTGGCCCGTACCCTGATCCTCAAACCGGAGATCATTTTGTATGATGAGCCAACAACGGGTCTGGACCCCGTTACTGCAAGGGAGATCGATAACCTCATTATAGCCCTTCAGAAAAAATACCACACGGCTTCTATCATTATTTCGCACGACATGAACTGTGTTAAAAATACAGCAGACCGGGTGGTTTTACTGCTGGATGGAAAGTGTTATGCCGAAGGCTCCTATCAGGAGTTGGAAGAAGCGGCTGATGAAAATATTAAACAGTTTTTTGAGTAA
- a CDS encoding MlaE family ABC transporter permease: protein MNSKDKIHLTLMARIPEFIRETGQVTRFTGLFFSTGLKPRFELKELLAQCYFIGYQSLPLIGLTGFIMGLVLTMQLRPSLVSYGVESELPVMVGIAIVREIGPVITALIFAGKIGSSIGAELGSMKVTEQIDAMEVSGTNPFKYLVATRVLAATLMLPILTILSDAISLFGAYVGVNIRSVTSIQLFFTQVFDSLSFGDLAPAVIKTFFFGFAVGIVGCYKGYNSSKGTRGVGSSANTAVVLASVLIFIIDLLAVQLTDVLGLN from the coding sequence ATGAATAGTAAAGATAAAATTCATTTAACCTTGATGGCCAGGATACCGGAGTTCATTAGGGAAACCGGTCAGGTAACTAGGTTTACAGGGCTTTTTTTTTCTACAGGGCTTAAACCCCGTTTTGAACTAAAGGAGCTACTGGCCCAATGTTATTTCATTGGTTACCAGTCCCTGCCATTGATCGGCCTGACCGGATTTATTATGGGACTTGTGCTGACCATGCAGTTAAGGCCTTCCCTGGTCAGCTATGGTGTAGAGTCTGAGCTGCCGGTGATGGTCGGTATCGCCATTGTCCGGGAGATCGGCCCGGTGATTACCGCTTTGATCTTTGCGGGGAAGATAGGCAGTAGTATTGGCGCCGAGTTAGGCTCCATGAAGGTAACCGAACAGATTGATGCCATGGAAGTAAGCGGCACTAATCCCTTTAAATATTTAGTGGCCACAAGGGTTCTGGCAGCAACTTTAATGCTACCCATACTGACTATACTGAGTGATGCGATCTCCCTGTTTGGCGCTTATGTCGGGGTCAATATCCGATCGGTAACGAGTATTCAACTGTTTTTTACACAGGTGTTTGATAGCCTGAGCTTTGGTGACCTTGCGCCGGCTGTGATCAAGACCTTCTTTTTCGGATTTGCAGTCGGTATTGTCGGCTGCTACAAGGGATATAATTCCAGTAAGGGTACCCGTGGTGTCGGCAGTTCGGCCAATACAGCCGTTGTGCTGGCTTCCGTACTGATATTTATCATTGACCTGCTGGCTGTGCAGCTCACTGATGTTCTTGGACTAAATTAA
- a CDS encoding HdeD family acid-resistance protein — protein METLPFNIVRNMISRWWLILLAGLVLIGMGIWVIASPFESYLSLSWAFAFCIMGTGAFEVTFSLINHKSVDGWGWAFAGGLVDLFIGGYLWRYPLITMIILPLIVGVWILFRGIMAVANALDMRSYGFRNWKWLLFTAVSIIGFALLVLAYPAFGIENLILWTGMAFLFAGIFRIWLSLKIKRIKDELSGHHHRREKSEVLG, from the coding sequence ATGGAAACTTTACCTTTTAATATCGTACGAAACATGATCAGCCGTTGGTGGCTCATATTACTTGCCGGACTTGTCCTGATTGGCATGGGAATCTGGGTCATTGCATCTCCTTTTGAATCTTATCTTTCCCTCAGTTGGGCATTTGCCTTTTGTATAATGGGGACTGGTGCTTTTGAGGTCACGTTCTCGCTAATCAACCATAAATCAGTTGACGGCTGGGGGTGGGCGTTTGCAGGCGGACTGGTCGATTTGTTTATCGGTGGATATTTGTGGCGCTATCCGCTGATCACGATGATCATCCTGCCCTTGATCGTGGGTGTCTGGATACTTTTCCGGGGAATCATGGCGGTTGCCAATGCGCTGGATATGCGCTCTTACGGCTTCCGGAACTGGAAATGGCTTTTATTTACTGCCGTGTCCATTATTGGTTTTGCCCTGCTCGTCCTGGCCTATCCGGCTTTTGGAATAGAGAACCTGATCCTCTGGACCGGGATGGCTTTCCTGTTCGCCGGTATCTTCCGGATCTGGTTATCATTGAAGATAAAGAGAATCAAGGATGAACTTTCAGGGCATCATCATCGTAGAGAAAAATCGGAAGTGCTGGGATAA
- the ppsA gene encoding phosphoenolpyruvate synthase: MESFIKKFSETGLSDIAEVGGKNASIGEMFTHLISMGVQVPDGFTVTAAAYRYFIKCNGLEQRLQGVLQELDRDNFNNLSRVGTKARKLIMETEMPQDLQMAIIDAYDYVFRFSDPSVAVRSSATAEDLPDASFAGQHDSYLNIQGHWAVIYAVKRCFASLYTDRAIKYREDKGFGHTKVFLAVGIQLMVRSDLGCSGVGFTLEPESGFRNVVHLAGVWGLGENMVHGTVVPDEFIVFKPALRKDKDAIIQKKLGSKSKMLVYAQDGNEHRTTINQDTPWEMRGKFVLEDAEIEQLARWALIIEDYYQKPMDFEWAKDGENHQLYMIQARPETVHSREKELQIKTCHIAERGETLTTGAAVGHRITSGFARLLSSPEDAFKLNPGDILVTDTTSPDWDPILKKVAGIVTNKGGRTSHAAIIARELGAVAIVGTENATVNIKDGEEITLCCAEGKTGTVYRGKLNWKETTTDLGEIRLPEHPRVQLIVGDPDQAFQLSFYPNHGVGLMRLEFIISHAVQVHPMALVNFDRVTDETDRLKIEHLTSGYSDKTDYFVDRLAQGMAVIAAAFYPKEVIVRMSDFKTNEYAGLIGGKYFEPKEENPMIGFRGASRYTHERYREGFRLECEAMKKVRNDMGFTNVKLMIPFCRTVEEGKKVLTEMQKNGLKKGVNGLEIFVMAEIPSNVILAEEFAAVFDGFSIGSNDLTQLTLGIDRDSAVIADLFDEQNAASRKLIVLMIQKANQLQRKVGLCGQAPSDSKEFTKMIVNAGIDSISFNPDALFNGINNINDALYPPTKLSKTGNHPIKIKNLNGTH, translated from the coding sequence ATGGAATCCTTTATTAAAAAATTCAGTGAAACCGGTTTATCGGATATCGCGGAGGTTGGCGGCAAAAATGCTTCCATCGGAGAAATGTTTACGCATTTGATATCTATGGGCGTGCAGGTCCCGGACGGTTTTACCGTTACCGCCGCGGCTTACCGGTATTTTATAAAATGTAATGGCCTGGAACAGCGCCTGCAGGGCGTACTTCAGGAACTCGACCGGGATAATTTTAACAATCTTTCCCGGGTTGGAACAAAGGCCAGGAAATTGATCATGGAAACGGAGATGCCTCAGGATCTCCAGATGGCCATTATCGACGCTTATGACTACGTATTTCGTTTTTCGGACCCCTCAGTAGCTGTACGCAGCAGCGCAACAGCTGAGGATCTCCCGGATGCCAGTTTTGCCGGCCAGCACGATTCTTATTTAAATATTCAGGGACATTGGGCAGTCATTTATGCTGTAAAACGATGTTTTGCTTCCTTATATACCGACCGCGCTATTAAATACCGGGAAGATAAGGGCTTCGGTCACACTAAAGTTTTTCTTGCTGTAGGTATTCAACTCATGGTCCGCTCGGACCTGGGCTGCTCTGGCGTGGGTTTCACGCTTGAACCAGAATCCGGTTTTCGTAATGTGGTGCACCTCGCCGGTGTTTGGGGCTTGGGTGAAAACATGGTACATGGTACTGTGGTGCCTGATGAATTTATAGTATTTAAGCCCGCTTTAAGAAAAGATAAGGACGCGATCATACAGAAAAAACTAGGCAGCAAAAGTAAAATGCTGGTTTATGCACAGGACGGGAATGAGCATCGCACAACGATCAATCAGGATACCCCTTGGGAAATGAGGGGGAAATTCGTGCTGGAAGATGCCGAAATTGAACAACTGGCCCGCTGGGCGCTGATTATCGAGGACTACTATCAGAAACCAATGGACTTTGAATGGGCCAAAGACGGGGAGAACCACCAGCTTTATATGATACAGGCCAGGCCTGAAACCGTGCATAGCCGGGAGAAAGAATTACAGATTAAAACCTGCCATATCGCCGAAAGGGGAGAAACGCTCACAACGGGAGCTGCTGTCGGACACCGGATTACCAGTGGATTTGCACGTTTGTTAAGCTCTCCTGAGGATGCTTTTAAATTAAATCCTGGTGATATCCTTGTCACTGATACCACCAGCCCCGACTGGGATCCTATTCTCAAAAAAGTAGCCGGGATTGTCACTAATAAAGGCGGCAGGACGAGCCATGCAGCCATTATCGCAAGGGAACTGGGTGCAGTAGCGATTGTCGGTACGGAAAATGCAACCGTGAATATCAAAGATGGTGAAGAGATCACCCTCTGCTGTGCCGAGGGTAAGACCGGTACCGTCTATCGCGGTAAATTGAACTGGAAGGAAACGACAACAGACTTAGGAGAAATTCGCCTGCCGGAACATCCCAGGGTGCAACTGATTGTTGGTGATCCAGATCAGGCATTCCAACTGTCTTTTTATCCTAATCATGGTGTCGGGCTGATGCGGCTGGAATTTATCATTTCGCACGCTGTCCAGGTACACCCAATGGCACTCGTCAATTTTGACCGGGTGACTGACGAAACGGACCGGTTAAAGATTGAGCATCTGACCTCCGGCTATTCAGATAAGACCGATTATTTTGTAGACCGGCTGGCACAGGGCATGGCTGTTATAGCTGCGGCTTTTTACCCGAAAGAAGTTATTGTGAGGATGAGTGACTTTAAAACCAATGAATACGCCGGTTTGATTGGCGGCAAGTACTTTGAACCGAAAGAAGAAAATCCGATGATCGGATTCAGGGGAGCTTCACGTTACACCCATGAACGTTACCGGGAGGGTTTTCGCCTGGAATGTGAGGCTATGAAAAAGGTCAGGAACGATATGGGCTTCACCAATGTCAAACTGATGATCCCTTTTTGCCGAACCGTCGAAGAGGGTAAAAAGGTACTGACCGAGATGCAGAAAAATGGGCTTAAAAAGGGTGTTAACGGGCTGGAGATCTTTGTCATGGCAGAAATACCCAGTAATGTGATATTAGCCGAAGAGTTCGCTGCAGTTTTTGACGGTTTTTCTATAGGATCCAATGACCTTACACAATTAACACTGGGCATCGACAGGGATTCTGCTGTGATCGCGGATTTATTTGATGAGCAAAATGCGGCCAGCAGGAAACTGATCGTTTTGATGATTCAAAAAGCCAACCAATTGCAACGGAAGGTCGGACTTTGTGGACAGGCGCCAAGCGATTCCAAAGAATTCACCAAAATGATCGTAAACGCCGGCATTGACAGTATTTCATTCAACCCGGACGCGCTCTTTAACGGCATTAATAATATCAATGATGCGCTTTATCCACCGACTAAATTGTCAAAAACTGGAAACCACCCCATTAAGATTAAAAATTTAAATGGCACCCATTAG
- a CDS encoding universal stress protein, with the protein MKKILVLTDYSDNADHAATAAVPLCAKLRANILLFNTFISQPVLSEFGGSPYAVEQMIWVDESKGKITYLKESLEKLIAEIPSGGHRPSIDCQREEGSLQYQLGAFMERKDIELIIMGARSGTTMKHLLIGSDTSTVVNQTNRPVLIIPEKADLRKIKKVTIACDFDEGDLRAVHYLTKLGRLFNFHLEILHVSIWGHDDAREIEKKIKFSNRVKRYRYPNISYQNITGKELPARLNRHCEENGADLLVLVHDRHSFLNRMFKGSHTNDQLKHQQIPVMVIPADMEDR; encoded by the coding sequence ATGAAAAAGATACTGGTGCTAACTGATTATAGTGATAATGCGGATCATGCCGCAACCGCAGCTGTTCCTTTGTGCGCCAAATTGCGTGCGAATATCTTATTGTTCAACACTTTTATCAGCCAACCCGTTCTGTCAGAATTTGGCGGCTCTCCTTATGCAGTAGAACAGATGATCTGGGTCGACGAAAGTAAGGGGAAAATTACTTATTTGAAGGAGAGCCTGGAAAAGCTGATTGCGGAAATACCATCCGGAGGGCACCGGCCAAGTATTGATTGTCAGCGGGAAGAGGGGAGTCTGCAATATCAATTGGGCGCCTTTATGGAAAGAAAAGATATAGAACTCATTATCATGGGTGCCCGTTCCGGAACGACCATGAAACATTTACTGATCGGCAGCGATACCAGCACTGTGGTCAATCAAACGAACCGGCCGGTTTTGATCATTCCGGAAAAGGCAGATCTCCGGAAGATAAAAAAGGTTACGATTGCCTGTGATTTTGATGAGGGTGATCTGCGCGCGGTACATTATCTCACCAAACTCGGCCGCCTTTTTAATTTTCATCTGGAAATCCTGCATGTATCCATTTGGGGCCATGATGATGCCCGTGAGATAGAAAAGAAAATTAAGTTTTCCAACCGCGTGAAAAGGTACCGTTACCCTAATATATCGTATCAGAACATCACCGGCAAGGAATTGCCTGCACGGTTGAACCGCCACTGTGAAGAGAACGGGGCTGACCTGCTTGTCCTGGTACATGACCGGCATAGTTTTTTGAACAGGATGTTTAAAGGCAGCCACACCAATGACCAGTTAAAGCATCAGCAAATACCGGTGATGGTAATCCCTGCGGATATGGAAGACAGGTAA
- a CDS encoding response regulator, with protein MPTTILFIEDNTDIRENTTELLELEGYQVITADNGTDGISMAKLHHPNLIISDVVMRGLDGFEVFELLLLDRNTRDIPFIFTSAMSERSHMEKALSIGYCNYLVKPYDDKDLFQIIEKVLGFPR; from the coding sequence ATGCCCACCACGATATTGTTTATTGAAGATAATACGGATATCAGGGAGAATACGACAGAACTCCTTGAACTGGAAGGCTACCAGGTAATTACTGCCGATAATGGTACCGATGGGATTAGCATGGCTAAACTACATCATCCCAATTTGATCATCAGCGATGTGGTGATGCGCGGATTGGATGGATTTGAGGTTTTTGAATTATTGCTCCTTGACCGGAATACCAGGGATATCCCCTTTATTTTCACTTCTGCGATGTCGGAAAGATCACATATGGAAAAGGCATTATCCATCGGTTATTGTAATTACCTGGTCAAACCTTATGACGATAAAGACCTTTTCCAGATCATAGAGAAGGTATTGGGGTTCCCCCGCTAA
- a CDS encoding Crp/Fnr family transcriptional regulator — MKAAIDTYLNSVKALCPQVTSAELDFLMSGLTVSNLKPKHFYMHANTVQKEIGFVFSGLLRTFYIDHEGSQISVNFLRENRYVTHYPAFITQTPSKYYFQCIEPTIVVNLPYKHIQECYNRFPNLERYGRLVAEEALKVLHRRVESFLFDNAETRYLDFIKENPNLFNRVSLSYLSSYLGIERQSLTRIRKKLAHHSF, encoded by the coding sequence TTGAAAGCTGCTATTGATACCTATTTGAATTCAGTCAAGGCACTTTGTCCCCAGGTGACAAGTGCTGAATTGGACTTCCTGATGAGTGGCTTGACGGTTTCTAATCTTAAGCCAAAACATTTTTACATGCACGCAAATACGGTTCAAAAAGAAATAGGATTTGTGTTTTCCGGCTTATTGCGAACATTTTATATTGACCATGAAGGCAGTCAGATTTCGGTGAATTTTCTTCGGGAAAATCGCTATGTGACACACTATCCTGCATTCATTACACAAACTCCCAGTAAGTATTACTTTCAATGTATAGAACCAACGATTGTTGTCAACCTTCCCTACAAACATATTCAGGAATGTTACAACAGGTTTCCAAATTTGGAACGTTATGGCAGATTGGTAGCGGAGGAAGCTTTGAAAGTTCTGCATAGAAGAGTTGAGAGCTTTCTGTTTGACAATGCCGAAACCAGATACCTCGATTTTATAAAAGAAAATCCCAATCTGTTTAACAGGGTGTCCTTATCCTATTTATCATCCTACCTGGGTATCGAGCGGCAATCTTTAACCCGAATAAGAAAAAAATTGGCACACCATTCATTTTGA
- a CDS encoding NAD(P)-dependent oxidoreductase — protein sequence MKVVIFGATGFSGNAVLKKALAQHHQVTILVRNKSAISTHDKNLNIMEGYVMDRNKISEVLENQDAVIQCLGVSGKSTQPTTFMSDVTKIIVEEMEKSGVRRLISMSNIGTGNSIGYNPWYFTKIILPYFMKWLKVVIDDKNRMEPIVMNSRLDWTIVRCPNIVDKPAKGRTHATLDGKGLKLSITLGDMSTFIVQQLTNGSFSKQAPAISN from the coding sequence ATGAAAGTAGTCATCTTCGGAGCCACTGGTTTCTCTGGCAATGCCGTTTTGAAAAAAGCCTTAGCACAACATCACCAGGTAACCATATTAGTAAGAAATAAATCCGCGATCTCCACCCATGATAAAAACCTGAACATCATGGAAGGCTATGTCATGGACAGAAACAAAATTTCGGAGGTACTGGAAAATCAGGATGCGGTAATTCAATGCCTTGGTGTAAGTGGAAAAAGCACGCAGCCCACAACATTCATGTCCGATGTAACAAAAATAATTGTTGAGGAAATGGAAAAATCAGGCGTTAGACGACTGATCTCCATGAGTAATATAGGAACCGGAAACAGTATTGGTTACAACCCCTGGTATTTTACTAAAATCATTCTCCCTTATTTTATGAAATGGTTAAAAGTAGTTATTGATGATAAGAACCGCATGGAACCCATCGTCATGAACAGCCGCCTCGACTGGACAATTGTTCGCTGTCCAAATATTGTAGACAAGCCTGCTAAAGGAAGGACTCATGCCACTTTGGACGGGAAAGGATTAAAGCTATCTATTACTTTGGGCGACATGTCAACGTTCATTGTTCAGCAATTAACAAACGGAAGTTTCTCCAAACAAGCACCTGCGATCAGCAATTAA
- a CDS encoding alpha/beta fold hydrolase yields the protein MNTTAQKAEITTSIGKISVYIQKNTSDKLPIIFLHGIYFDHHLWNKHAEEINDRTVIAVDMPFHGDSRENIEPKWTLNDCANMLMEILDNLQISKVIAVGHSWGSMTILRAAHRQPTRFESVGLCNMSFKSAAKSQRIASWFQHSMLVFRNFYINQSAKTLFGKASLKENPALANELKRSMGILSNRQIKHIDKAVMMDAEDATYLIKTLKVDAIALRGEEDFVPTPPHMETILVKGGHISPLERPLEVSQLISRLMAKE from the coding sequence ATGAATACAACAGCACAAAAAGCTGAAATAACAACCAGTATTGGGAAAATTTCAGTTTATATCCAAAAAAACACGTCCGATAAACTGCCAATAATATTCTTACACGGCATATACTTCGACCACCATTTATGGAACAAACACGCCGAAGAAATAAATGACCGTACTGTAATTGCTGTTGACATGCCTTTCCATGGCGACAGCCGGGAAAACATCGAACCCAAGTGGACTTTGAATGATTGCGCGAATATGCTGATGGAGATTTTAGATAATTTACAAATCTCAAAAGTTATTGCAGTCGGACATTCATGGGGGAGTATGACTATTTTGAGAGCTGCACACAGGCAACCCACAAGGTTTGAATCTGTCGGGTTGTGTAATATGTCTTTTAAATCGGCAGCAAAAAGCCAAAGAATCGCCTCCTGGTTTCAGCATTCCATGTTGGTATTTAGAAATTTCTATATCAATCAGTCCGCTAAGACTTTGTTTGGAAAGGCCTCACTAAAAGAGAATCCTGCCCTGGCCAATGAGCTCAAACGCTCCATGGGTATTTTATCTAACCGGCAAATAAAGCACATTGACAAGGCTGTTATGATGGATGCGGAAGATGCTACTTACCTGATCAAAACATTAAAAGTTGATGCCATTGCTTTAAGAGGTGAAGAAGACTTTGTACCAACACCACCCCATATGGAAACAATCCTAGTAAAAGGTGGACATATTAGTCCTTTAGAAAGGCCATTGGAAGTTTCTCAATTAATCAGCAGACTAATGGCAAAGGAATAA